CATGGGTAGTTCCTTGACATTCAAAGGAATATATGAGTACTTAGTCAGCCAGAGCGGAGTTATGGAGAGGAGCAGGGTGCTGTTGAATTACGAGAAATTATCTCAAGAAATAGGGGTTCACGTTAGCACAATGGAGAATATGGTCAGGTCATTCCTTGCATTAAGCGAACTTGGCCTCTTCGATGTATCATTCGGTGGGTATATCATGAAGGAGCCGCGCTATAATGAATTATTGGGGCCCGGCTATGTCGTGGTTGATTTGGCCAACTTATCTCCGCAGCAGCAGAGATTGATAGTTTATAGATTGATGGATAAGGTGTATGGATACATGGGTAGGGAGCATGCGGTAAATAGGGATAGAATAATGGCAATATTATTGGATGAGGCTCATTTATTCTTCCCGCAAGCCCGGAGCGAGGATGAGAAGGCCCTAATGGAGCGTCACTTAACTAGGGTCACGAGGCTCGGTAGAAGCAGAGGTATATCAGTAATATTCGCCACACACATGCCTGAGGACTTAAATAATGCAATAATTCAATTAACTAACACCAAAATGATACTGAGGAGCGATGAGTTTGTGTTGGAGTCATTGAATGTGCCGAGCAAGGAGCGGAGATTCATTTCATTAGCAGGACCTGGATTAATATATGTGAGATCATTCATGTATAGGCAACCGGTTTACATCAAGGCCAGCATCAATAAGTATCACTTTGGGTAGTTATATTAAGCAGGTTCATCACCCACTTCATAAGTGAGTACTCCCCATCCCGGTACTCTGCCAATCCATTCTTGACCAATTCCTCCCAATCCTCCTTGCTTCTCTCCATCTTAAGCAGGGACTCAGATAATTTGATAGGTATGGCTGGGAATATCACTAGTTCCCCGCTTTCCATTAAGTAAGCCACGCGTGCATTGGTCAGCATTGCTATGATAGTTGCGGCAACCACCTCTAGCTTTAGGCCCCCGGTCACGCCAATGACGCTTATGCCTCTCCTCGTAATGATTCGCTTTCCCATTATGTTAAGGAATTTGCCTAGGGCATCGTTGAATGATATTGAGCTAAATATTGGAGTAACCACGATGCCCGTCGCTTTCATATCGGTTCCCCTCATGTTAATGCATTTAGCTAATGCATTCGCCGCTAATATTGATGCTCCAGTATCGGTTGAAAATAAGTCAATATCAATGCTTCGATCCGCCCACCTCTTCACCGCTATGGCGGTGCTCATCTCCGCGCTCATGCGTGGATCGCTGCATACGATATTGCTTATTTCATCCAGGATACGGCCATTCAGGGCTGCTGCCCTTAATCTGGCATCGGCTTCGGGATCTTGGTTAAGCGATTTATTTATTATATCTTTGGTTTCATCTCTGAGCGATTTGCTGTTAATGGCGTTGCGTAGAAGCGATGTTCCAACAATTAGTGCTAGGTATGCTTCATTCACTGACTTCATTATTAGGCTCCATTTTTAAACCTATATTCAATGATGTCGGGTATGCGCCTCGTCTTTTTGGGTAAGGATCTACGTTATGTTTTTAATTGTTTAATTTGTTAAGCAATTATGGCTAATATGAAATACATCAGGATAGGAAGAACGGGAGTTCTAGGATCTGTTTTGGCGCTGGGAGCCATGACGTTCGGGGAAAAGAATGTATGGAAGCTGGGCGGCGTTGATCAGGAATTGGCGAATAAAATGGTTAAGCGATCAATAGATGCCGGGATAAACTTCTTCGATACGGCTGATGTATATGACGAAGGCAGATCAGAGGTGCTCCTTGGACGCGCCTTAACTGGTTATAGGGAGCAAGTCCTAATAGCCACGAAGGTAAGGGGTAGAACTGGGCAAGGCGTTAATGAGACGGGCCTATCCAAGCATCACATAAATATCGCCATTAGAAAGAGCCTCGAGAGGCTTAACACTACTTGGATAGATTTTTACCAATTCCATGGATGGGATGCCTTGGCTCCCCTTGAGGAAGCCGCTCAAGCAATGCAGAGATTAGTGGAGGAGGGGCTAGTCAATTATCCTGGAGTATCTAATTTTGCGGCGTGGCAAATGGCAGTTTTGCAAACAATGGTTGAGGAAAGGGGGTACGCCAGGTATGAGACGGCTCAAATGAATTACTCATTGCTGAATAGGGACATAGAGCATGAGGTTCTCCCATTCCTGGATTACAGTGGAATGACCCTCCTCGTGTGGAGTCCGCTTCATGGAGGCATATTAACGGGCAAGTACACCAATTACGAGAAACCGCAGCCTGGCACTCGAATGGGAAATAGGGGATTCTTCTTCCCGCCCTTTGATCCAGCCCTCGCACAGCAAGTCGTTGAGAAGCTTAAGGATATAGCTAAGCAGCAGGGAGCAACACCTGCCCAAGTCGCCTTGGCTTGGCTATTAACTAAGAAGCTCATTGTTATAATTGGTGCAAGGACTATGGAGCAGCTGGAGGAGAATCTGGGCGCATTAGACGTTAATCTGAAGCCCAGTCAAGTAGATGAATTAAATGAATTGACTAGGCCTAAACCCCAATACCCTGGATGGATGATAGAAAGACAAAACAAGGATAGGCAAGTTCCCATTATAGAATAAACAGCAAACCTCGCCCCTTCTAGGGGCGATGTGTTTCGAGGCTTGGTGTTGGAGGGGTAATTGGCTTCCTGGTCAATTCCTTGGGAACGGGGGGTGAGGGGCCGACTCCACAATGCCAGGGGAATGAGTAGCGCCCGTAAAAGGGGCGTGACTCCACAAGGCCTCGAGGAACCCCCACCCTTTAGGGCGGGGAGGAGGTCAGTGGGGACTACACCTTAATCAATACATAATTTATGCCTAGCCACGCAACGAATAATGCTAATAGGAATAATTCGCTCATATCCATGAAGATCTCGATGCCCAACATTGTTCCCAGGCTAAATAGGAGAGATGAAAGCACGAACTTTAAGTGCGGCAGCCTTATCTTGGCTATCTGATCCTTTAATGCAATGGTGAGTGCCACCACGCTTCCCCCAGCTATCAATGTTCCGGAAAGCGCGGNGNAGTAACTTTTAGGTATTAATGCAACAATGACTAGGGCGGCTTCAAATGCTTCGGTAGCCGATACAGCGAAGACCACGCCCACTCCCTCTTTCTTCTCCTCCCCGGTCTTCCGAATGCCCTTGNAATATCTTCGACTGCTCCTAAGCAGCCTATAACCGAAGTAGAAGTATTACTGCGGAAACCCCCAGGACGTATTGCAATGGCAGCAGCACTATGTACTTGCCCACAATAAATGTTGGAACAAGCACGGCTGCAACGCCAGCAATGGAGTAAAGAGTTGGTCTCCAGCCCTTATAGNCCGCTTGATAAATGGCAGTAACGGCCCCCGCCTCGGATAACTCCAAGGCTTATCCCCAATGCAGCTAGGAAAATACCTACATCCATTAGCGAGCCAGCATCACTTAACTTTTTAATTATTATTCCTCCTAACCCTTACTTAAATAAGCATTAAGGGTTCCCCCTCATGGGATGAGCGGTTCACTAGATCCATTTTGTTGATGCATGATGAGCTGCTCAATCCACTTATCCAGAATGAAAACAACTAGAACATCAACATATGGATGCGGTCCAGATAAGTTGTTTATTAGCTAGGTGATAATTATAAATAAATTTTAAACTCGTGCCTCGCTTTTAATTCATGAGGATCAAGATTGTTGATGTGTTCTTTGAGGCGGTTCACTATACGGGGTTCAACGATAAGTATAATTACTTACATGGACACACATATAGATTAGAAGTGGAATATAGGGATAGCCTTGGGTCCCTTGATTATTTATTGGATTTTGAGGAATTGAACTCAATAGTGACGCAGATCGCTTCTCAATGGAACTATAAATTACTCGTTCCGGAGACCGATGTTGATAAGATCAAGATAACGGGGCCATTCAAGACGGAGATGAAGGTCGTTAAGGGCAAGTATGCCACGGCTGAAGTAATGTGCGTCCAGATCCTAGGCGAGATAAGGGAGAAATTAGGTAATCGAAGCGGCGAGTTATCATTAACAATATGGGAGGGCCCCAGGTACTCGGCTAGCTGCAGCGAGCATGATAAATAATGGTTCTGCGTATCTTGCTCATGCCGTGAGATAATATAAACCCCACCCCCCTGAATTATTAATTGCGAGATTATGGATGCATTCAGCGATGTTGAGGTCATCAGGATACCCGTGGTGAAGCATAGTAAGGAGGATGGCATAAGAATGCTTAGTGAGGAGGCATTTCGCAAGGCGCTGCATCCAGCGAGGATAAATATATTGAGGCTAGTGAACTTTGGCGTCACTAGGCCCATAGATATGATGAGGAAATTAAAGATGCCTAAATCCACGCTTTTTCATCACCTATCCGTTTTATTGGAGTCTGGTTGGCTTAGGGATGGTAAGGGGGAATACGAGCTTGCCGCCGGCATCTACTTGGTTTATCAAGTTAGAAAGGAGAATGGGGATCTATTGATAAGGGTCATCAATAATATGGGTGCATTCGTGGATTATAAGACAGGTTTCATAGTGGTTACGGGGAAGGAGCCAACCATAAACTGCGTTAGGTGTCCCTTCATAACTCAATGCACCGAGACGTTGAAGTCGCTTGAAAGGAGGTTCGACACGGTAATAACATCGCGAACACCGGCTGAGGCTTATGTGGAGCTACTTAGTAATTGGATGAATGGTAGGCTAGTTAAGGTGCTTAGCGATGGATTCCTAGACATAAAGGGGGGTAAACACGCATGATTTTGGTGGAAAAGAAACGAGAACCGGATCTTAATGGAATCTTTCCTTAACTAGCTTCACTACCTCGAGAGGCGTCTTAGCGACAGGCACACCGGCATTCTTAAGTGCCTCCACTTTCCCAGCATAGGTACCCATACCCATTGATACTATTGCGCCGGCGTGTCCCATCCTTTTACCGGGGGGCGCCGTTCGTCCAGCAATGAATCCAACCACTGGCTTCGTTATTTTTCCCTCCATTATCGCCTTCGCCAGCCTCTCCTCGGCATCGCCGCCGATTTCCCCGACGGCCACTATTAACTTGGTTTCCTCGTCTTTCTCAAACATCATGGCGGTCTCAACGGCATCTATGCCGGTTATTGGGTCTCCCCCAACCCCCACCACGGTGCTTTGTCCAAGGCCTGCCTGGGATAGAAGATACGATAATTCATATGTTAAGGTGCCGCTCCTGGAGATCATGCCTATCGGGCCCTTCCTATTATAAATGCTGTTGGGAAGTATGCCTACCTTGCTTACGGTGGGGCTTATCACGCCAGGGCAATTAGGCCCAACAATTGTTGTTCCCCTATACTTAGCATAGTTCACGAATAGTAGCGCGTCGTGGATAGGTATGTGCTCTGTTATCACGACGACTAACCCTAACCCGGCATCTATTGCCTCAAATGCGGCATCCGCCGCGAACCTGGCTGGTACGAAGATTATTGAGGTATTAGCGCCTGTTTTAGCGACTGCTTCCTCCACGGAATCAAATACAGGCACTCCAGCAACTGTTTGTCCTCCCTTACCCGGCGTGTCTCCCCCAACTACCTTTGTCCCATATTGAAGCATGTATTGGGTATGCCGTGACCCCTCGCTTCCAGTTATGCCTTGCACTATTACCTTGGTATTAGAGTTGACCAGTATCATTACCTACCACCCCTCACTGCCTTAATTAAGTCCTGCACAGCATCCTCAGCCGTATCATATATTTTAATATTTAGTGGGGCAAGGATCTTCCGCCCCTCCTCCTCATTGGTGCCCTTTA
The Thermocladium sp. ECH_B genome window above contains:
- a CDS encoding oxidoreductase, with protein sequence MKYIRIGRTGVLGSVLALGAMTFGEKNVWKLGGVDQELANKMVKRSIDAGINFFDTADVYDEGRSEVLLGRALTGYREQVLIATKVRGRTGQGVNETGLSKHHINIAIRKSLERLNTTWIDFYQFHGWDALAPLEEAAQAMQRLVEEGLVNYPGVSNFAAWQMAVLQTMVEERGYARYETAQMNYSLLNRDIEHEVLPFLDYSGMTLLVWSPLHGGILTGKYTNYEKPQPGTRMGNRGFFFPPFDPALAQQVVEKLKDIAKQQGATPAQVALAWLLTKKLIVIIGARTMEQLEENLGALDVNLKPSQVDELNELTRPKPQYPGWMIERQNKDRQVPIIE